The proteins below come from a single Triticum aestivum cultivar Chinese Spring chromosome 5D, IWGSC CS RefSeq v2.1, whole genome shotgun sequence genomic window:
- the LOC123124627 gene encoding homeotic protein female sterile-like: MATPMLRSAVAGLALERSASLRLPARPASAASFSSNAAAGRFEKRQVDEKNDESDAARRRRKQERHGISRGHAGDSGDSSWMMMMLDDDKPPSTGPHSTTDSSSTSRASATAESDVSSPSSGGFWGGESSWSWGSGGGDSGFGGGDCSGD; this comes from the exons ATGGCGACGCCGATGCTGCGATCTGCCGTTGCTGGCCTCGCGCTCGAGCGATCGGCAAGCCTGAGGCTTCCGGCTCGCCCTGCGTCGGCCGCATCCTTCAGCAGCAACGCCGCCGCCGGCCGG TTCGAGAAGCGTCAGGTCGATGAGAAGAACGACGAGTCAGATGCAGCACGGCGACGACGCAAACAAGAAAG ACATGGCATCTCTCGAGGCCACGCTGGTGATTCTGGTGATTCTTCttggatgatgatgatgttggacgACGACAAGCCTCCTTCCACCGGACCACACTCTACTACGGACTCCTCCTCCACCTCCCGTGCGTCTGCGACGGCGGAGTCGGACGTGTCCTCGCCGTCGTCGGGGGGCTTCTGGGGCGGGGAAAGCTCCTGGTCGTGGGGCTCGGGAGGAGGGGACTCGGGCTTCGGAGGAGGGGACTGCTCGGGAGACTAG